CAAGGTCGTGGACCGCACGTTCAACGCGGGCGCCAAGATCGACACCGCGACCGTCGACCGCCGCGACTACCAGTACCTGTACCAGGACGGCGAGTCGTACGTGTTCATGGACACCGACACCTACGACCAGATCCCCGTCTCGGAGACCGTCGTCGGCGACGCGAAGAACTACCTCCTCGAGTCCGCCATGGTCACCATCGCGATGAACGAGGGCAACCCGCTGTACATCGAGCTCCCGACGTCGATCGTCACCGAGGTCGAGACCGAGCCGGGTCTCCAGGGCGACCGCTCGTCCGGTGGCACGAAGGACGCGACGATCATCGCGACCGGTCACCGCATCCAGGTCCCGCTGTACCTGGAGAGCGGCACCACCGTGAAGATCGACACGCGCGACGGCAGCTTCCTCGGCCGCGTCAACAACTAGGCGACGCCGTATGAGTGCTCGTTCGAAGGCCCGCAAGCGCGCCCTCGACATGCTGTACGTGGCGGAGGTCCGCGAGCTGCCGATCGCGGACGTCCTCGCGACGGAGACCGTCCGGCACCTCGACCAGCCCGAGCGCGCCTCGAGCTGGGACTACGCCCGGCAGATCGTCACGGGTGTGGACGAGGCCCGGCACGAGATCGACTCCGTGATCGTCGACCACGCCCAGGGCTGGTCGATCGCCCGGATGCCGGTGCTCGACCGCTGCATCCTCCGCATGGGCGTGTGGGAGCTCCGCTTCAACAGCGAGGTGCCCGACGCCGTCGCGATCGCCGAGGCCGTCGAGCTCGCGCAGTCCCTGTCCACCGAGGAGTCCGCGGGCTTCGTCAACGGTGTGCTCGGGGCGGTCGCCGGCGGTCGGGTCAGCGGGTCGAAGCAGCAGGATGCACCGTCCGGTCGGACGGTCGCAGGGGGCCAGGAGTCCCGGTAGGGTTGACCACGTCAGCGTCCTTTAAGTCCGTCCGGTGAGGCGGGGAAGGAGGTCGGCGTGGGTACCCGAACGGTCCTGCAGAACACCGACATCACGCGTGCCTTGACACGCATCGCGCACGAGATCCTCGAGGCCAACCACGGCGCCTCGGACCTCGTGCTCCTGGGCATCCCGACACGGGGTGCCGTCCTGGCGGAGCGCCTCGCCGCGATCCTGGCCGACATCGAGCCCGAGTGGGCGGCCGACCGCGAGCAGCGGCTCGGCACCCTCGACGTGACGATGCACCGTGACGACCTCGGCCACGGCATCGGGCGGGCGCCGCACCGGACGACGATCCCGACGAGCGGCATCGACGGCAAGGTCGTCGTGCTCGTCGACGACGTGCTCTACTCCGGCCGCACCGTCCGGGCCGCGCTCGACGCCCTGCAGGGCATCGGCCGGCCGCGCGCCGTCCGGCTCGCCGTGCTCGTCGACCGGGGCCACCGCGAGCTCCCGATCCGCGCGGACCACGTGGGCAAGAACCTGCCGACCGCCTCCGACGAGCGGGTCACGCTGCGGCTGACCGAGACGGACGGCGCGGACGAGGTCGTCATCGAGCAGAGCGAGCAGAGCGCGCAGAGCGGGACGCAGTCGGGCGGTGCTGTCTGATGCGCCACCTCCTCTCCACCGCCGACCTCTCCCGCGCCGAGGCCGTCCACATCCTCGACGTCGCCGAGGAGATGGCCGAGGTCAACACGCGCGAGGTCAAGCGGCTCCCAGCCCTCCGCGGCAAGACGGTCGTGAACCTCTTCTTCGAGGACTCCACCCGGACCCGCATCTCGTTCGAGGCGGCCGCCAAGCGTCTCTCCGCCGACGTCATCAACTTCGCGGCGAAGGGATCGAGCGTCTCGAAGGGCGAATCGCTCAAGGACACCGTCCAGACCCTCGGTGCGATGGGCATCGACGGCATCGTGATGCGCCACGGCGCGTCCGGCGCCCCGCGGGTGCTCGCGGACGCCGACTGGATCGACGTCCCGGTCGTCAACGCGGGCGACGGCACGCACGAGCACCCGACGCAGGCCCTGCTCGACGCCTTCACGATGCGCCGCCGCCTGCACGGTGCGGCGAGCCGGGGCCAGGGCCTCGACGGCGTCCGCGTCGCGATCGTCGGCGACGTCCTGCACAGCCGCGTGGCACGCAGCAACGCCTGGCTCCTCCGCACGCTCGGCGCCGAGGTCACGTTCGTCGCCCCGCCGACGCTGCTGCCCGCCGTGGACCGCCCGTTCGGCGCCGCGGTCCACCACGACCTCGACGTCGCCCTCGCCGAGGACCCGGACGTCGTGATGCTCCTCCGCATCCAGCAGGAGCGCATGCACGACGCCTTCTTCCCGAACGAGCGCGAGTACACGCGGCACTTCGGCCTCACGGCCGCTCGCGCCGCGGGTCTCCCCGAGCGCACGCTGATCATGCACCCCGGCCCGATGAACCGCGGCCTGGAGATCGCCGGCGTCGCCGCCGACGACCCGCGCTCGACGGTCGTCGAGCAGGTCGCCAACGGCGTGAGCGTGCGCATGGCCGTCCTCTACCTCGCCCTGACGGGCGACCACGACGCGAAGGAGTCCGTCGCATGACCGCCCACCTCATCCGCGGCGCGCAGCTGGTCGACGGCACGCGCGCCGACATCCGCCTGGAGGCACGGCGCATCACCGCGGTCGGGTCCGGTCTCGACACGGCCGGCGCCACGGTCGTCGACGCCGACGGGCTGATCGCCCTGCCCGGCCTCGTGGACCTGCACACCCACCTCCGCGAACCCGGCGGCGAGGAGTCCGAGACGGTCCGCACCGGCTCGCGCGCAGCGGCCGCCGGCGGGTTCACCGCCGTGAACGCGATGGCGAACTCGAACCCGGTGGCGGACACCGCCGGCGTGGTCGAGCAGGTGCAGGCGCTCGGGGACGACGCGGGCTACGTCACGGTCCGCCCGATCGGCGCGGTGTCGCAGGGCCTGCAGGGCACCCACCTCTCGGAGATCGGGGCGATGGCGACGAGCCGCGCGCGGGTCCGGGTGTTCTCGGACGACGGCTCCTGCGTGGCGGACCCGCTGCTCATGCGTCGGGCGCTCGAGTACGTCAAGGGCTTCGGCGGTGTCATCGCGCAGCACGCCCAGGAGCCGCGGCTCACGCTCGGCGCCCAGATGAACGAGGGTCGACTCTCGTCGGAGCTCGGCCTCGCGGGCTGGCCGGCCGTGGCAGAGGAGGCGATCATCGCTCGCGACGTCCTGCTCGCCGACCACGTCGGCGCACGCCTGCACGTCTGCCACGTCTCGACCGCGGGCAGCGTCGAGGTGATCCGGTGGGCGAAGTCCCGCGGGATCGACGTCACGGCCGAGGTCACGCCGCACCACCTGGTGCTGACCGAGGACCTCATCGCCGGCGTCGACGGCGCGCCGGGGTACGACGCCCGCTACAAGGTCAACCCGCCGCTCCGTGCCCGCGAGGACGTCGAGGCGCTCCGGGCCGCCCTCGCAGACGGCACGATCGACATCGTCGCCACCGACCACGCGCCGCACACCGCCGAGGCGAAGTGCTGCGAGTGGCCCGCCGCCGCGAACGGCATGGTCGGCCTCGAGTCCGCGCTGAGCGTCGTGCAGTCCGCCGTGGTCGACTCCGGGCAGCTCGCCTGGTCGGACGTCGCCCGCGTGCTCTCCGAGGCGCCGGCACGCATCGGCCAGGTCGAGGGCCACGGGCAGCGGATCGCCGAGGGCGCGCCGGCCGAGGTCACCCTCTACGACCCGAGCGCGTCGCGGGAGTTCGCCGTGACAGACCTCGCCGGCCAGTCGCAGAACTCGCCGTACCTCGGCATGCGGCTGCCCGGCCGGGTCGTCGCGACGTTCCACCACGGCTACCCGACCGTGCTCGACGGTGCGGTCGTCGACGACGAGACGGTCGCGGCGCGCGCAGCCGAGACGGTCGCGGCGCACGCCGCCGCGGCCCGGGAGGCGGCACGGTGAGCGGCGACGCCTCCCGGTGGCTCACCGGGGGAGTCATCCTCCTCCTGGTGGCCCTGCTGTTCCTCGCGATGGCGCGCACCTGGCGGACCCGGAGCCGCGCGCAGGCCGCAGCCGTGCCTCCCGTCCCGGTCCCGGCCGACCCGGGTCCGCAGGTCGGGTCGTGGGACGGCTTCACCGTCGCGACGACCCGCGCCGACCAGCCGCTGGAGCGCATCACCGCCGGCGGTCTCGGCTTCCGCAGCCGCGGGGGCGTGACCGTCCACGAGCACGGCGTGGTGCTGCACCACGCCGGGGCACCCGACCGCTGGGTCGCGACCGACGCCGTCCGTGGCGCCGACCGCGCCACGTGGGCCATCGACCGAGTGGTCGAGCCCGGGGGACTGGTCCGTCTGCGATGGACGGCGACCGGCGCCGCAGGTGCGACGGACCTCGACACCTACTTCCGGTTCCCGGAGGGCGACGCGGCAGCAGCACTCGCCGCCCTGCAGGGACCGACGACGAAGCACGAGCACCCGCATACCGCGGGCGAAGGGACGAACTGATGACACGCGAACGGGCCGTACTGGTCCTCGAGGACGGCACCCGCTACGAGGGACGGGCGTACGGCGCCCGAGGCCGGTCCCTGGGTGAGGTGGTCTTCGCGACCGGCATGACCGGGTACCAGGAGACGCTGACCGACCCGTCCTACGCCGGGCAGATCGTGGTGCAGACCGCGCCGCACATCGGCAACACGGGTGTGAACGACGAGGACCCCGAGTCCCGCCGCATCTGGGTGGCCGGGTACGTGGTCCGCGACCCCAGCCGGATCGTGTCGAACCACCGGGCGAACGCCACGCTGGACGACCACCTCGTCCGTGACGGCATCGTGGGCATCTCCGGGGTCGACACGCGGGCGCTCACCCGTCGGATCCGCGACGCGGGCGCGATGAAGGGCGGCGTGTTCAGCGGCCCCGAGGCGGACCTGTCGGCGGACGAGCAGCTCGCGGCCGTCCGCGACCAGGCCGCGATGACCGGTGCGAACTTCTCCGCGACGGTGTCCACGCCCGAGACCTACGTGGTCCCCGCGGTGGGCGAGCAGATCGGCCGGCTGGCCGTGCTCGACCTCGGCGTGAAGGCCTCGACCACCCGGTACCTCGCCGAGCGCGGGTTCGAGGTGCACGTCGTGCCGCAGGACATCACCGCCGAGGCGCTCGAAGCCCTGGCTCCCGACGCGTTGTTCTACTCGAACGGCCCCGGCGACCCGGCGGCGAGCGACGCCCAGGTGGAGCTCCTGCAGGACAGCCTGAAGACCGGTCGCCCGTTCTTCGGCATCTGCTTCGGCAACCAGCTGCTCGGCCGCGCGCTCGGCTTCGGCACGTACAAGCTGCCGTTCGGTCACCGCGGCATCAACCAGCCGGTGCTCGACACCACCACGGGCAAGGTCGAGATCACGAGCCAGAACCACGGCTTCGCGGTCGACGCGCCCCTCGGGGAGGTGATCGAGTCGCCCGCCGGGTTCGGCCGCGTCGAGGTCTCCCACTACTCCCTGAACGACCAGGTCGTCGAGGGCCTCCGCGCGCTCGACGTGCCCGCGTTCAGCGTGCAGTACCACCCCGAGGCGGCGGCCGGTCCGCACGACTCGATGTACCTGTTCGACCGGTTCGCGGACCTCGTCCGTGCCCGACGCGACGGCCGGCCGCTCGACGCGGCCACGGCCGACGCCACGACCCCCGCAGCCGACGTCACCAAGGAAGCCAACTGATGCCGAAGCGCGCAGACATCAACTCCGTCCTCGTCATCGGCTCCGGCCCGATCGTCATCGGGCAGGCCGCCGAGTTCGACTACTCGGGCACCCAGGCGTGCCGTGTCCTCCGCGCCGAGGGCGTCCGCGTCATCCTCGTCAACCCGAACCCGGCGACGATCATGACCGACCCCGACTTCGCCGACGCGACCTACATCGAGCCGATCACGAGCGCGTCGCTCGAGGAGATCATCAAGATCGAGCAGCCCGACGCGGTCCTGCCGACCCTCGGCGGCCAGACGGCGCTCAACGCGGCGATCAAGCTCGACGCCGAGGGGATCCTCGAGAAGTACGGCGTCGAGCTCATCGGCGCCAAGGTCGACGCGATCCAGCGCGGCGAGGACCGCCAGCTCTTCAAGGAGCTCGTGCTCGAGTCCGGCGCCGACGTCGCCCGCAGCCACATCGCGCACACCCTCGACGAGGCCAAGGAGTACGCGGCCGACCTCGGGTACCCGCTCGTCGTCCGCCCGTCCTTCACGATGGGTGGCCTCGGCTCGGGCTTCGCCTACAACGAGGAGGAGCTCGTCCGCTTCGTCGGTGACGGCCTCCAGTCCAGCCCGACCACCGAGGTGCTGCTCGAGGAGTCGATCCTCGGCTGGAAGGAGTACGAGCTCGAGCTCATGCGGGACAACTTCGACAACACGGTCGTCATCTGCTCGATCGAGAACGTCGACCCCGTCGGTGTCCACACGGGCGACTCGATCACGGTCGCCCCGGCCCTGACGCTGACGGACCGCGAGTACCAGAACATGCGGAACATCGGCATCGACATCATCCGCCGCGTGGGCGTCGACACCGGTGGCTGCAACATCCAGTTCGCGGTCGACCCGTCGAACGGCCGGATCATCGTCATCGAGATGAACCCCCGCGTGTCGCGCTCGTCGGCCCTGGCATCGAAGGCGACGGGCTTCCCGATCGCGAAGATCGCCGCGAAGCTCGCCATCGGGTACCGCCTCGACGAGATCCAGAACGACATCACGCGGGTGACGCCGGCGAGCTTCGAGCCGACGCTCGACTACGTCGTCGTGAAGACCCCGCGGTTCGCGTTCGAGAAGTTCCCGGCCGCCGACGCCACCCTCACCACGACGATGAAGAGCGTCGGCGAGGCGATGGCGATCGGCCGGAACTACGCCACGGCGCTGCAGAAGTCGCTCCGCTCGCTCGAGAAGCGCGGCTCGTCGTTCCACTGGGACACCCCGGCGGCCGAGCTCGACAAGGACGCGCTGCTGGAGAAGTCGAAGACCCCGACGGACGGCCGGATCGTCACGGTGCAGCAGGCGCTCGTCGCCGGCGCCACCGCGGACGAGGTCTTCGAGGCCACGAAGATCGACCCCTGGTTCATCGACCAGATCGTCCTCATCAACGAGGTCGCCGACGAGGTGCGCGCTGCGGAGACGCTCGACGCGGACACCCTGCGCTGGGCGAAGGAGCACGGCTTCAGCGACGCCCAGATCGCGAGCCTGCGGGGGATCTCCGAGCAGGAAGCGCGCGACGCCCGGCACGCGCTCGGCATCCGTCCGGTCTTCAAGACCGTCGACACCTGCGCCGGCGAGTTCCCGGCCCTCACGCCGTACCACTACTCGTCGTACGACACAGAGACCGAGGTCGTCGCGAGCGACCGCAAGAAGGTCGTCATCCTCGGCTCCGGTCCGAACCGCATCGGCCAGGGCGTGGAGTTCGACTACTCCTGCGTGCACGCGTCCTTCGCGCTGAGCGACGCCGGGTTCGAGACGATCATGATCAACTGCAACCCGGAGACCGTCTCCACCGACTACGACACGTCGGACCGCCTGTACTTCGAACCGCTGACCACCGAGGACGTCCTCGAGGTCATCGAGGCCGAGGCGGCGTCCGGCGAGCTCGTCGGCGTGGTCGTGCAGCTCGGCGGCCAGACGGCCCTCGGGCTCGCGAAGCCGCTCGAGGCAGCGGGGATCCCGATCCTCGGCACCTCGCCCGCGGCGATCGACTCCGCCGAGGAGCGCGGGCAGTTCTCGGCGATCCTCGACGAGGCGGGCCTCCTCGCGCCCCGCAACGGGACCGCGCACGACCTCGCGAGCGCGACCGCCGTGGCCGAGGAGATCGGCTACCCGGTCCTCGTCCGCCCGTCGTTCGTGCTCGGCGGTCGCGGCATGGAGATCGTCTACGACCCGACGGCCCTCGCCGACTACTTCGACCGGATGGCCGACCAGGCGATCATCGGCCCGGAGCTCCCGCTCCTGGTCGACCGCTTCCTCGACGACGCGGTGGAGATCGACGTCGACGCCCTCTTCGACGGGGAGCGCCTCTACATCGGCGGCATCATGGAGCACATCGAGGAGGCCGGCATCCACTCCGGCGACTCGGCGTGCACCCTGCCCCCGGTCGGACTCGGCAAGGCCGAGATCCGCGGCGTGGTCGAGGCGACCGAGCGGATCGCGCGCGGCATCGGCGTGCAGGGCCTGCTCAACGTCCAGTTCGCCATCGGCGCCGGCGTGCTCTACGTCCTCGAGGCGAACCCGCGCGCGAGCCGCACCGTGCCGTTCGTCTCCAAGGCGCTCGGCATCCCGCTCGCCAAGGCCGCGAGCCGCATCATGACGGGCACGAGCATCGACCAGCTCGTCACCGAGGGGCTCCTGCCCGAGCGTGACGGCTCGTCGGTGCCCGCGCAGGCCCCGGTCGCCGTCAAGGAGGCCGTGCTGCCCTTCCGCCGCTTCCGGACGCACGACGGCCAGGTCGTCGACTCGGTGCTCAGCCCCGAGATGCGCTCCACGGGCGAGGTCATGGGCATCGACCGCGACTTCCCGCGGGCGTTCCTCAAGTCGCAGGACGCCGCGTACGGAGGCCTGCCGACGAGCGGCACCGTCTTCGTGAGCGTCGCCGA
This is a stretch of genomic DNA from Curtobacterium sp. 458. It encodes these proteins:
- the carA gene encoding glutamine-hydrolyzing carbamoyl-phosphate synthase small subunit, which encodes MTRERAVLVLEDGTRYEGRAYGARGRSLGEVVFATGMTGYQETLTDPSYAGQIVVQTAPHIGNTGVNDEDPESRRIWVAGYVVRDPSRIVSNHRANATLDDHLVRDGIVGISGVDTRALTRRIRDAGAMKGGVFSGPEADLSADEQLAAVRDQAAMTGANFSATVSTPETYVVPAVGEQIGRLAVLDLGVKASTTRYLAERGFEVHVVPQDITAEALEALAPDALFYSNGPGDPAASDAQVELLQDSLKTGRPFFGICFGNQLLGRALGFGTYKLPFGHRGINQPVLDTTTGKVEITSQNHGFAVDAPLGEVIESPAGFGRVEVSHYSLNDQVVEGLRALDVPAFSVQYHPEAAAGPHDSMYLFDRFADLVRARRDGRPLDAATADATTPAADVTKEAN
- the carB gene encoding carbamoyl-phosphate synthase large subunit, with the translated sequence MPKRADINSVLVIGSGPIVIGQAAEFDYSGTQACRVLRAEGVRVILVNPNPATIMTDPDFADATYIEPITSASLEEIIKIEQPDAVLPTLGGQTALNAAIKLDAEGILEKYGVELIGAKVDAIQRGEDRQLFKELVLESGADVARSHIAHTLDEAKEYAADLGYPLVVRPSFTMGGLGSGFAYNEEELVRFVGDGLQSSPTTEVLLEESILGWKEYELELMRDNFDNTVVICSIENVDPVGVHTGDSITVAPALTLTDREYQNMRNIGIDIIRRVGVDTGGCNIQFAVDPSNGRIIVIEMNPRVSRSSALASKATGFPIAKIAAKLAIGYRLDEIQNDITRVTPASFEPTLDYVVVKTPRFAFEKFPAADATLTTTMKSVGEAMAIGRNYATALQKSLRSLEKRGSSFHWDTPAAELDKDALLEKSKTPTDGRIVTVQQALVAGATADEVFEATKIDPWFIDQIVLINEVADEVRAAETLDADTLRWAKEHGFSDAQIASLRGISEQEARDARHALGIRPVFKTVDTCAGEFPALTPYHYSSYDTETEVVASDRKKVVILGSGPNRIGQGVEFDYSCVHASFALSDAGFETIMINCNPETVSTDYDTSDRLYFEPLTTEDVLEVIEAEAASGELVGVVVQLGGQTALGLAKPLEAAGIPILGTSPAAIDSAEERGQFSAILDEAGLLAPRNGTAHDLASATAVAEEIGYPVLVRPSFVLGGRGMEIVYDPTALADYFDRMADQAIIGPELPLLVDRFLDDAVEIDVDALFDGERLYIGGIMEHIEEAGIHSGDSACTLPPVGLGKAEIRGVVEATERIARGIGVQGLLNVQFAIGAGVLYVLEANPRASRTVPFVSKALGIPLAKAASRIMTGTSIDQLVTEGLLPERDGSSVPAQAPVAVKEAVLPFRRFRTHDGQVVDSVLSPEMRSTGEVMGIDRDFPRAFLKSQDAAYGGLPTSGTVFVSVADTDKRQVVLPIHRLQQLGFTITATEGTAEVLRRNGIEVTLVGKYSEGGESVVDLLARGEVDVVINTPSGAAGRADGYEIRAATVAADKPLFTTIAQLGAAVAAIETIGTEHTVRSLQDYALERETW
- the efp gene encoding elongation factor P, translating into MASTTDIKNGAVLIIDGQLWSVVEFQHVKPGKGGAFVRTKLKNVVSGKVVDRTFNAGAKIDTATVDRRDYQYLYQDGESYVFMDTDTYDQIPVSETVVGDAKNYLLESAMVTIAMNEGNPLYIELPTSIVTEVETEPGLQGDRSSGGTKDATIIATGHRIQVPLYLESGTTVKIDTRDGSFLGRVNN
- a CDS encoding aspartate carbamoyltransferase catalytic subunit, whose product is MRHLLSTADLSRAEAVHILDVAEEMAEVNTREVKRLPALRGKTVVNLFFEDSTRTRISFEAAAKRLSADVINFAAKGSSVSKGESLKDTVQTLGAMGIDGIVMRHGASGAPRVLADADWIDVPVVNAGDGTHEHPTQALLDAFTMRRRLHGAASRGQGLDGVRVAIVGDVLHSRVARSNAWLLRTLGAEVTFVAPPTLLPAVDRPFGAAVHHDLDVALAEDPDVVMLLRIQQERMHDAFFPNEREYTRHFGLTAARAAGLPERTLIMHPGPMNRGLEIAGVAADDPRSTVVEQVANGVSVRMAVLYLALTGDHDAKESVA
- the pyrR gene encoding bifunctional pyr operon transcriptional regulator/uracil phosphoribosyltransferase PyrR, giving the protein MGTRTVLQNTDITRALTRIAHEILEANHGASDLVLLGIPTRGAVLAERLAAILADIEPEWAADREQRLGTLDVTMHRDDLGHGIGRAPHRTTIPTSGIDGKVVVLVDDVLYSGRTVRAALDALQGIGRPRAVRLAVLVDRGHRELPIRADHVGKNLPTASDERVTLRLTETDGADEVVIEQSEQSAQSGTQSGGAV
- a CDS encoding dihydroorotase, whose translation is MTAHLIRGAQLVDGTRADIRLEARRITAVGSGLDTAGATVVDADGLIALPGLVDLHTHLREPGGEESETVRTGSRAAAAGGFTAVNAMANSNPVADTAGVVEQVQALGDDAGYVTVRPIGAVSQGLQGTHLSEIGAMATSRARVRVFSDDGSCVADPLLMRRALEYVKGFGGVIAQHAQEPRLTLGAQMNEGRLSSELGLAGWPAVAEEAIIARDVLLADHVGARLHVCHVSTAGSVEVIRWAKSRGIDVTAEVTPHHLVLTEDLIAGVDGAPGYDARYKVNPPLRAREDVEALRAALADGTIDIVATDHAPHTAEAKCCEWPAAANGMVGLESALSVVQSAVVDSGQLAWSDVARVLSEAPARIGQVEGHGQRIAEGAPAEVTLYDPSASREFAVTDLAGQSQNSPYLGMRLPGRVVATFHHGYPTVLDGAVVDDETVAARAAETVAAHAAAAREAAR
- the nusB gene encoding transcription antitermination factor NusB; translation: MSARSKARKRALDMLYVAEVRELPIADVLATETVRHLDQPERASSWDYARQIVTGVDEARHEIDSVIVDHAQGWSIARMPVLDRCILRMGVWELRFNSEVPDAVAIAEAVELAQSLSTEESAGFVNGVLGAVAGGRVSGSKQQDAPSGRTVAGGQESR